The following proteins are encoded in a genomic region of Magnolia sinica isolate HGM2019 chromosome 1, MsV1, whole genome shotgun sequence:
- the LOC131249288 gene encoding putative F-box protein At1g32420: MEESRAVNRRGLLGLILTKILNCLRCSEVENSREIEKGENERLPREVEKGENERLPFDLVVEILAWLPVKSLIKFRCVCNQWRKLLLDPMFISMHAERSKHIYVHSEDVDQRITTCVCEGLLLVVNKKEDRNHVCNPSIHQTFQLPPLNPPLFPSNSFTYLNVSCVPEHKVVATTQDNRCLVVVVGTPTSSWKDLGFIPNHCGGTRFYSSRNVYNVLHWVFTNNSTGEVNVVSLDSLSENFNVNIAPRGLSTLAADNYPMCWEGCFALGCIVEKKMMVWILRDVKNDIWEKEIVWLTSLNFELGSENFHPYSKSKDNGWITFIKNSPKEYYYYHIVTNRTLHKCNAEANRMFYKPSLVSCNGISKHDGPMPDWFLPLLSELKL, from the coding sequence ATGGAAGaaagtagggctgtcaacaggcgtGGCCTGTTGGGGTTGATCTTGAccaagattttgaactgtttgcgGTGTTCAGAAGTAGAGAATTCAAGAGAAATAGAGAAGGGAGAAAACGAAAGGTTGCCAAGAGAAGTAGAGAAAGGAGAAAACGAAAGGTTGCCATTCGATCTAGTGGTGGAGATATTAGCGTGGCTGCCGGTGAAATCACTTATTAAGTTCAGGTGTGTATGTAACCAATGGCGCAAATTATTACTAGATCCAATGTTTATTAGTATGCATGCAGAACGATCCAAACATATATATGTTCACAGCGAAGATGTAGATCAACGAATCACAACATGTGTCTGTGAGGGTTTGTTACTTGTGGTGAACAAGAAAGAAGATCGAAATCACGTATGCAACCCTTCGATCCACCAGACCTTTCAACTCCCGCCTCTTAATCCTCCCTTGTTCCCATCCAACAGCTTTACCTATCTCAACGTATCATGTGTACCGGAACATAAAGTGGTAGCTACCACACAGGATAATCGATGCCTGGTAGTAGTGGTGGGAACCCCCACTTCATCTTGGAAGGATCTTGGGTTCATTCCAAATCACTGTGGCGGAACTAGATTTTATTCATCTAGGAATGTATACAATGTCCTACACTGGGTCTTCACTAATAATTCGACAGGGGAAGTGAATGTTGTGTCTTTGGATTCGTTGTCTGAGAATTTCAATGTCAACATAGCTCCTAGAGGTCTTTCAACATTAGCAGCCGATAACTATCCAATGTGTTGGGAAGGATGTTTTGCTCTTGGTTGCATTGTTGAGAAGAaaatgatggtgtggatcttgagAGATGTTAAGAATGATATTTGGGAAAAGGAGATTGTTTGGTTGACAAGCTTGAATTTTGAGTTGGGCAGTGAAAATTTCCATCCTTACTCCAAGAGTAAGGACAATGGATGGATTACCTTCATCAAAAATTCACCAAAGGAATACTATTATTACCATATCGTCACAAACAGGACTCTCCATAAATGTAATGCGGAAGCTAACCGAATGTTTTAcaagcctagccttgtttcttgcAATGGAATTTCGAAGCATGATGGGCCTATGCCGGACTGGTTCCTACCACTTTTATCCGAGTTGAAGCTTTAA